The Oncorhynchus tshawytscha isolate Ot180627B linkage group LG08, Otsh_v2.0, whole genome shotgun sequence genome window below encodes:
- the simc1 gene encoding uncharacterized protein simc1 isoform X3 has product MDDIISLSSGSGEDSDVEVVGVYSDTENKAEAIPFIRGGWVNLAAYTPFVIDITGRRWALPPPRRRRRRDPGGPVEVVDLSDNNLSDHSDPGPVSPLPQGEKKTEGLSKHKGPHTKSPDSLSCSPTEQELENKAVLKAEESDILESNQSSLRDSSSTRPPDVKNAVKCSDVDIPKCPVKSPSVPKSEPPAGKAKASGSSSYQITWESQQCLGITSQPLCEGKEEPECLKAKTQTSTIPNEALTSCTGKVEKHALEEQEIESMFTTDKPLLTEEREEPGSPQSLLYATLSLSPQSLDSPYYVPDDIDPDPFRFSEDWGVHETQHNDTCYSPTHIPFESSLSPPLPDDQTVCLNQSDPDNYPTSTHSLKQDPVYPYCSPTNGTGSVLLEEINQLQALNCTIFSPCSPSIEPDQQAPQNSQLTTGSNSPGSCMGGTHSNNESHPNGTPSPTSTVILAGESPDWPVDETEADLVMDSPLYMCSSIPSDPPMSLRSEDMDVEAGPRSPEASQPGLGAEGLMTTAWRDGNEGEEMGGERVGGENDMEVSREDRRYVCPIQLRKLRQLMAGPVQLLVSRRDIFPTFSCGFSHSSVVSLSLPLQEDEEEEDDGFGDPEPLCRQSLSLVYSTMEENYPEGTLQLLSDLLQPRFFPPIDITTHLLRGILLDPQCPDFLCLEAYTLLMRTQRHNHTDQTTIPWDWELLTSVMAAEQSRGRRLCCEVVRMLLQYVVQTMEDDFRVKLSFRDLHHSIAKATLSCDVRFTQRCYQLALCCYCEINRGQRQHVC; this is encoded by the exons ATGGATGATATAATTTCGCTCAGCTCCGGGAGCGGAGAGGACTCGGATGTTGAAGTTGTTGGTGTTTACAGTGACACCGAGAACAAGGCCGAAGCAATACCATTTATCAGAGGAGGATGGGTCAATCTGGCTGCCTACACACCG TTTGTGATTGACATTACTGGTCGGAGGTGGGCACTACCACCACCAAGGAGGCGCAGGAGGAGGGACCCAGGTGGGCCTGTAGAAGTGGTGGACTTGAGTGACAACAACCTCTCGGATCACTCAGATCCAGGGCCGGTGAGTCCACTACCTCAGGGAGAGAAAAAGACTGAGGGACTTTCAAAACACAAAGGACCACATACCAAAAGTCCAGATTCTCTGTCCTGCTCCCCAACTGAACAAGAGTTGGAGAACAAAGCTGTTTTAAAAGCAGAAGAAAGTGACATCCTTGAGTCCAATCAGAGTTCTCTCAGGGATTCATCTTCAACTCGACCACCAGATGTCAAGAACGCTGTGAAATGCTCAGATGTAGACATTCCAAAATGTCCTGTCAAATCACCAAGTGTGCCTAAATCTGAACCGCCAGCAGGGAAGGCAAAAGCCTCAGGGTCTTCCTCTTACCAGATAACTTGGGAGTCACAACAGTGCTTGGGTATAACTTCTCAACCACTGTGTGAAGGGAAAGAAGAGCCAGAATGCCTCAAGGCCAAGACCCAAACCTCAACCATTCCAAATGAAGCTCTGACTAGCTGCACTGGAAAAGTAGAAAAGCATGCATTGGAAGAGCAAGAAATAGAGTCTATGTTTACAACGGACAAACCTCTtctgacagaggaaagggaagaacCAGGGTCTCCACAATCATTACTCTatgctactctctccctctccccccaaaGCCTAGACAGCCCCTATTACGTCCCTGATGATATTGACCCAGACCCTTTCAGGTTCTCAGAGGATTGGGGTGTACATGAAACTCAGCACAACGACACCTGTTATTCCCCTACACACATCCCCTttgaaagctctctctctccacctctacctgaTGATCAGACAGTGTGTCTCAACCAGAGTGACCCAGACAACTACCCCACCAGTACACACAGTCTTAAACAGGATCCAGTCTACCCCTATTGCTCTCCCACCAATGGCACAGGATCAGTGCTGTTGGAGGAAATAAATCAACTTCAGGCCTTAAACTGCACCATCTTCAGTCCCTGCTCTCCTTCCATAGAACCAGACCAACAGGCTCCCCAGAATTCCCAGCTAACCACCGGCTCCAACTCCCCTGGCTCCTGCATGGGAGGAACTCATAGCAATAATGAGAGCCATCCCAACGGGACCCCCAGCCCTACGTCCACAGTCATCCTAGCTGGGGAGTCCCCAGACTGGCCTgtggatgagactgaggcagaCCTGGTTATGGATAGCCCCCTGTACATGTGTAGTAGTATCCCTAGTGACCCTCCCATGTCGCTGCGGTCTGAGGACATGGATGTGGAGGCAGGGCCCAGATCTCCTGAGGCCAGCCAGCCTGGTTTGGGGGCTGAGGGCTTGATGACTACTGCATGGAGGGATggcaatgaaggagaggagatgggtggagagagggttGGTGGTGAGAATGACATGGAGGTCAGCAGAGAGGACAGGCGCTATGTGTGTCCAATCCAGCTCAGGAAACTGAGGCAGCTGATGGCTGGACCAGTTCAGCTCCTGGTAAGTAGGAGAGACATTTTCCCCACATTTTCCTGTGGTTTCTCTCACTcttctgttgtttctctctctctccctctccaggaggatgaggaagaggaggacgatgGTTTTGGTGACCCAGAGCCTCTGTGCAGACAGAGCTTGAGCCTGGTGTACAGCACCATGGAGGAGAACTACCCAGAGGGCACCCTGCAGCTGCTTTCTGACCTGCTGCAGCCCCGCTTCTTCCCCCCCATCGACATCACCACCCACCTCCTCAGAGGCATCCTGCTGGACCCCCAGTGTCCCGACTTTCTCTGTCTGGAGGCCTACACTCTCCTCATGAGGACCCAGAGGCACAATCACACTGATCAGACCACTATTCCATGGGACTGGGAGCTGTTGACATCAGTCATGGCTGCTGAACAG AGCCGTGGCAGGAGGCTCTGCTGTGAGGTGGTGCGTATGCTGCTGCAGTATGTCGTCCAGACCATGGAGGATGACTTCCGGGTCAAACTTTCCTTCCGTGATCTCCACCATTCCATCGCCAAGGCAACCCTGTCATGTGATGTACGGTTCACCCAG AGATGTTATCAATTGGCTCTTTGCTGCTATTGTGAAATCAACCGGGGACAAAGACAACATGTCTGCTGA
- the simc1 gene encoding uncharacterized protein simc1 isoform X1: MDDIISLSSGSGEDSDVEVVGVYSDTENKAEAIPFIRGGWVNLAAYTPFVIDITGRRWALPPPRRRRRRDPGGPVEVVDLSDNNLSDHSDPGPVSPLPQGEKKTEGLSKHKGPHTKSPDSLSCSPTEQELENKAVLKAEESDILESNQSSLRDSSSTRPPDVKNAVKCSDVDIPKCPVKSPSVPKSEPPAGKAKASGSSSYQITWESQQCLGITSQPLCEGKEEPECLKAKTQTSTIPNEALTSCTGKVEKHALEEQEIESMFTTDKPLLTEEREEPGSPQSLLYATLSLSPQSLDSPYYVPDDIDPDPFRFSEDWGVHETQHNDTCYSPTHIPFESSLSPPLPDDQTVCLNQSDPDNYPTSTHSLKQDPVYPYCSPTNGTGSVLLEEINQLQALNCTIFSPCSPSIEPDQQAPQNSQLTTGSNSPGSCMGGTHSNNESHPNGTPSPTSTVILAGESPDWPVDETEADLVMDSPLYMCSSIPSDPPMSLRSEDMDVEAGPRSPEASQPGLGAEGLMTTAWRDGNEGEEMGGERVGGENDMEVSREDRRYVCPIQLRKLRQLMAGPVQLLVSRRDIFPTFSCGFSHSSVVSLSLPLQEDEEEEDDGFGDPEPLCRQSLSLVYSTMEENYPEGTLQLLSDLLQPRFFPPIDITTHLLRGILLDPQCPDFLCLEAYTLLMRTQRHNHTDQTTIPWDWELLTSVMAAEQSRGRRLCCEVVRMLLQYVVQTMEDDFRVKLSFRDLHHSIAKATLSCDVRFTQVRDVINWLFAAIVKSTGDKDNMSADIELKTQKEKDEHLKMVFLLQKMLSFALEVDRSPALNSSKLSGELFHTLISTVCLRQHRMLMLETLESRLLRCKLIEHLLHHASPQKTPLPMSLSLLLHFLHNATLPPDPTDGAESWRKWEELVQLLWMLLLSYEEVMKGHLRSAVTERGGYGRAPIQTVNDSLSRLAVQEAIEAILSRAQADLGQDLPPHVHESLTYLQDHLLASSH, translated from the exons ATGGATGATATAATTTCGCTCAGCTCCGGGAGCGGAGAGGACTCGGATGTTGAAGTTGTTGGTGTTTACAGTGACACCGAGAACAAGGCCGAAGCAATACCATTTATCAGAGGAGGATGGGTCAATCTGGCTGCCTACACACCG TTTGTGATTGACATTACTGGTCGGAGGTGGGCACTACCACCACCAAGGAGGCGCAGGAGGAGGGACCCAGGTGGGCCTGTAGAAGTGGTGGACTTGAGTGACAACAACCTCTCGGATCACTCAGATCCAGGGCCGGTGAGTCCACTACCTCAGGGAGAGAAAAAGACTGAGGGACTTTCAAAACACAAAGGACCACATACCAAAAGTCCAGATTCTCTGTCCTGCTCCCCAACTGAACAAGAGTTGGAGAACAAAGCTGTTTTAAAAGCAGAAGAAAGTGACATCCTTGAGTCCAATCAGAGTTCTCTCAGGGATTCATCTTCAACTCGACCACCAGATGTCAAGAACGCTGTGAAATGCTCAGATGTAGACATTCCAAAATGTCCTGTCAAATCACCAAGTGTGCCTAAATCTGAACCGCCAGCAGGGAAGGCAAAAGCCTCAGGGTCTTCCTCTTACCAGATAACTTGGGAGTCACAACAGTGCTTGGGTATAACTTCTCAACCACTGTGTGAAGGGAAAGAAGAGCCAGAATGCCTCAAGGCCAAGACCCAAACCTCAACCATTCCAAATGAAGCTCTGACTAGCTGCACTGGAAAAGTAGAAAAGCATGCATTGGAAGAGCAAGAAATAGAGTCTATGTTTACAACGGACAAACCTCTtctgacagaggaaagggaagaacCAGGGTCTCCACAATCATTACTCTatgctactctctccctctccccccaaaGCCTAGACAGCCCCTATTACGTCCCTGATGATATTGACCCAGACCCTTTCAGGTTCTCAGAGGATTGGGGTGTACATGAAACTCAGCACAACGACACCTGTTATTCCCCTACACACATCCCCTttgaaagctctctctctccacctctacctgaTGATCAGACAGTGTGTCTCAACCAGAGTGACCCAGACAACTACCCCACCAGTACACACAGTCTTAAACAGGATCCAGTCTACCCCTATTGCTCTCCCACCAATGGCACAGGATCAGTGCTGTTGGAGGAAATAAATCAACTTCAGGCCTTAAACTGCACCATCTTCAGTCCCTGCTCTCCTTCCATAGAACCAGACCAACAGGCTCCCCAGAATTCCCAGCTAACCACCGGCTCCAACTCCCCTGGCTCCTGCATGGGAGGAACTCATAGCAATAATGAGAGCCATCCCAACGGGACCCCCAGCCCTACGTCCACAGTCATCCTAGCTGGGGAGTCCCCAGACTGGCCTgtggatgagactgaggcagaCCTGGTTATGGATAGCCCCCTGTACATGTGTAGTAGTATCCCTAGTGACCCTCCCATGTCGCTGCGGTCTGAGGACATGGATGTGGAGGCAGGGCCCAGATCTCCTGAGGCCAGCCAGCCTGGTTTGGGGGCTGAGGGCTTGATGACTACTGCATGGAGGGATggcaatgaaggagaggagatgggtggagagagggttGGTGGTGAGAATGACATGGAGGTCAGCAGAGAGGACAGGCGCTATGTGTGTCCAATCCAGCTCAGGAAACTGAGGCAGCTGATGGCTGGACCAGTTCAGCTCCTGGTAAGTAGGAGAGACATTTTCCCCACATTTTCCTGTGGTTTCTCTCACTcttctgttgtttctctctctctccctctccaggaggatgaggaagaggaggacgatgGTTTTGGTGACCCAGAGCCTCTGTGCAGACAGAGCTTGAGCCTGGTGTACAGCACCATGGAGGAGAACTACCCAGAGGGCACCCTGCAGCTGCTTTCTGACCTGCTGCAGCCCCGCTTCTTCCCCCCCATCGACATCACCACCCACCTCCTCAGAGGCATCCTGCTGGACCCCCAGTGTCCCGACTTTCTCTGTCTGGAGGCCTACACTCTCCTCATGAGGACCCAGAGGCACAATCACACTGATCAGACCACTATTCCATGGGACTGGGAGCTGTTGACATCAGTCATGGCTGCTGAACAG AGCCGTGGCAGGAGGCTCTGCTGTGAGGTGGTGCGTATGCTGCTGCAGTATGTCGTCCAGACCATGGAGGATGACTTCCGGGTCAAACTTTCCTTCCGTGATCTCCACCATTCCATCGCCAAGGCAACCCTGTCATGTGATGTACGGTTCACCCAGGTCAG AGATGTTATCAATTGGCTCTTTGCTGCTATTGTGAAATCAACCGGGGACAAAGACAACATGTCTGCTGACATTGAGTTGAAAACACAGAAGGAAAAAGATGAACATCTAAA AATGGTGTTCCTCCTCCAGAAGATGCTGTCCTTTGCCTTGGAGGTGGACCGCTCCCCGGCTCTCAACTCCAGCAAACTCTCTGGGGAACTCTTCCACACGCTCATCAGCACTGTCTGTCTGAGACAACACAG GATGCTGATGCTGGAGACCCTGGAGAGCAGACTACTGAGGTGTAAGCTGATAGAGCACCTGCTGCACCATGCAAGTCCACAGAAGACCCCTCTGCCCATGTCTCTGAGTCTGCTGCTACACTTCCTACACAACGCCACCCTCCCACCTGACCCTACG GATGGAGCTGAGAGCTGGAGGAAGTGGGAGGAGTTGGTCCAACTACTATGGATGTTGTTGCTGAGCTATGAGGAAGTGATGAAAG GTCACCTGCGCTCTGCGGTCACCGAGCGAGGGGGCTATGGTCGCGCTCCAATCCAGACAGTGAATGATTCTTTGTCACGGTTGGCGGTCCAGGAGGCTATAGAGGCCATCCTGTCCAGAGCCCAGGCTGACCTGGGCCAAGACCTGCCTCCACACGTCCACGAGTCCCTCACCTACCTGCAGGATCATTTGCTGGCCTCCTCTCATTGA
- the simc1 gene encoding SUMO-interacting motif-containing protein 1 isoform X2, translated as MDDIISLSSGSGEDSDVEVVGVYSDTENKAEAIPFIRGGWVNLAAYTPFVIDITGRRWALPPPRRRRRRDPGGPVEVVDLSDNNLSDHSDPGPVSPLPQGEKKTEGLSKHKGPHTKSPDSLSCSPTEQELENKAVLKAEESDILESNQSSLRDSSSTRPPDVKNAVKCSDVDIPKCPVKSPSVPKSEPPAGKAKASGSSSYQITWESQQCLGITSQPLCEGKEEPECLKAKTQTSTIPNEALTSCTGKVEKHALEEQEIESMFTTDKPLLTEEREEPGSPQSLLYATLSLSPQSLDSPYYVPDDIDPDPFRFSEDWGVHETQHNDTCYSPTHIPFESSLSPPLPDDQTVCLNQSDPDNYPTSTHSLKQDPVYPYCSPTNGTGSVLLEEINQLQALNCTIFSPCSPSIEPDQQAPQNSQLTTGSNSPGSCMGGTHSNNESHPNGTPSPTSTVILAGESPDWPVDETEADLVMDSPLYMCSSIPSDPPMSLRSEDMDVEAGPRSPEASQPGLGAEGLMTTAWRDGNEGEEMGGERVGGENDMEVSREDRRYVCPIQLRKLRQLMAGPVQLLEDEEEEDDGFGDPEPLCRQSLSLVYSTMEENYPEGTLQLLSDLLQPRFFPPIDITTHLLRGILLDPQCPDFLCLEAYTLLMRTQRHNHTDQTTIPWDWELLTSVMAAEQSRGRRLCCEVVRMLLQYVVQTMEDDFRVKLSFRDLHHSIAKATLSCDVRFTQVRDVINWLFAAIVKSTGDKDNMSADIELKTQKEKDEHLKMVFLLQKMLSFALEVDRSPALNSSKLSGELFHTLISTVCLRQHRMLMLETLESRLLRCKLIEHLLHHASPQKTPLPMSLSLLLHFLHNATLPPDPTDGAESWRKWEELVQLLWMLLLSYEEVMKGHLRSAVTERGGYGRAPIQTVNDSLSRLAVQEAIEAILSRAQADLGQDLPPHVHESLTYLQDHLLASSH; from the exons ATGGATGATATAATTTCGCTCAGCTCCGGGAGCGGAGAGGACTCGGATGTTGAAGTTGTTGGTGTTTACAGTGACACCGAGAACAAGGCCGAAGCAATACCATTTATCAGAGGAGGATGGGTCAATCTGGCTGCCTACACACCG TTTGTGATTGACATTACTGGTCGGAGGTGGGCACTACCACCACCAAGGAGGCGCAGGAGGAGGGACCCAGGTGGGCCTGTAGAAGTGGTGGACTTGAGTGACAACAACCTCTCGGATCACTCAGATCCAGGGCCGGTGAGTCCACTACCTCAGGGAGAGAAAAAGACTGAGGGACTTTCAAAACACAAAGGACCACATACCAAAAGTCCAGATTCTCTGTCCTGCTCCCCAACTGAACAAGAGTTGGAGAACAAAGCTGTTTTAAAAGCAGAAGAAAGTGACATCCTTGAGTCCAATCAGAGTTCTCTCAGGGATTCATCTTCAACTCGACCACCAGATGTCAAGAACGCTGTGAAATGCTCAGATGTAGACATTCCAAAATGTCCTGTCAAATCACCAAGTGTGCCTAAATCTGAACCGCCAGCAGGGAAGGCAAAAGCCTCAGGGTCTTCCTCTTACCAGATAACTTGGGAGTCACAACAGTGCTTGGGTATAACTTCTCAACCACTGTGTGAAGGGAAAGAAGAGCCAGAATGCCTCAAGGCCAAGACCCAAACCTCAACCATTCCAAATGAAGCTCTGACTAGCTGCACTGGAAAAGTAGAAAAGCATGCATTGGAAGAGCAAGAAATAGAGTCTATGTTTACAACGGACAAACCTCTtctgacagaggaaagggaagaacCAGGGTCTCCACAATCATTACTCTatgctactctctccctctccccccaaaGCCTAGACAGCCCCTATTACGTCCCTGATGATATTGACCCAGACCCTTTCAGGTTCTCAGAGGATTGGGGTGTACATGAAACTCAGCACAACGACACCTGTTATTCCCCTACACACATCCCCTttgaaagctctctctctccacctctacctgaTGATCAGACAGTGTGTCTCAACCAGAGTGACCCAGACAACTACCCCACCAGTACACACAGTCTTAAACAGGATCCAGTCTACCCCTATTGCTCTCCCACCAATGGCACAGGATCAGTGCTGTTGGAGGAAATAAATCAACTTCAGGCCTTAAACTGCACCATCTTCAGTCCCTGCTCTCCTTCCATAGAACCAGACCAACAGGCTCCCCAGAATTCCCAGCTAACCACCGGCTCCAACTCCCCTGGCTCCTGCATGGGAGGAACTCATAGCAATAATGAGAGCCATCCCAACGGGACCCCCAGCCCTACGTCCACAGTCATCCTAGCTGGGGAGTCCCCAGACTGGCCTgtggatgagactgaggcagaCCTGGTTATGGATAGCCCCCTGTACATGTGTAGTAGTATCCCTAGTGACCCTCCCATGTCGCTGCGGTCTGAGGACATGGATGTGGAGGCAGGGCCCAGATCTCCTGAGGCCAGCCAGCCTGGTTTGGGGGCTGAGGGCTTGATGACTACTGCATGGAGGGATggcaatgaaggagaggagatgggtggagagagggttGGTGGTGAGAATGACATGGAGGTCAGCAGAGAGGACAGGCGCTATGTGTGTCCAATCCAGCTCAGGAAACTGAGGCAGCTGATGGCTGGACCAGTTCAGCTCCTG gaggatgaggaagaggaggacgatgGTTTTGGTGACCCAGAGCCTCTGTGCAGACAGAGCTTGAGCCTGGTGTACAGCACCATGGAGGAGAACTACCCAGAGGGCACCCTGCAGCTGCTTTCTGACCTGCTGCAGCCCCGCTTCTTCCCCCCCATCGACATCACCACCCACCTCCTCAGAGGCATCCTGCTGGACCCCCAGTGTCCCGACTTTCTCTGTCTGGAGGCCTACACTCTCCTCATGAGGACCCAGAGGCACAATCACACTGATCAGACCACTATTCCATGGGACTGGGAGCTGTTGACATCAGTCATGGCTGCTGAACAG AGCCGTGGCAGGAGGCTCTGCTGTGAGGTGGTGCGTATGCTGCTGCAGTATGTCGTCCAGACCATGGAGGATGACTTCCGGGTCAAACTTTCCTTCCGTGATCTCCACCATTCCATCGCCAAGGCAACCCTGTCATGTGATGTACGGTTCACCCAGGTCAG AGATGTTATCAATTGGCTCTTTGCTGCTATTGTGAAATCAACCGGGGACAAAGACAACATGTCTGCTGACATTGAGTTGAAAACACAGAAGGAAAAAGATGAACATCTAAA AATGGTGTTCCTCCTCCAGAAGATGCTGTCCTTTGCCTTGGAGGTGGACCGCTCCCCGGCTCTCAACTCCAGCAAACTCTCTGGGGAACTCTTCCACACGCTCATCAGCACTGTCTGTCTGAGACAACACAG GATGCTGATGCTGGAGACCCTGGAGAGCAGACTACTGAGGTGTAAGCTGATAGAGCACCTGCTGCACCATGCAAGTCCACAGAAGACCCCTCTGCCCATGTCTCTGAGTCTGCTGCTACACTTCCTACACAACGCCACCCTCCCACCTGACCCTACG GATGGAGCTGAGAGCTGGAGGAAGTGGGAGGAGTTGGTCCAACTACTATGGATGTTGTTGCTGAGCTATGAGGAAGTGATGAAAG GTCACCTGCGCTCTGCGGTCACCGAGCGAGGGGGCTATGGTCGCGCTCCAATCCAGACAGTGAATGATTCTTTGTCACGGTTGGCGGTCCAGGAGGCTATAGAGGCCATCCTGTCCAGAGCCCAGGCTGACCTGGGCCAAGACCTGCCTCCACACGTCCACGAGTCCCTCACCTACCTGCAGGATCATTTGCTGGCCTCCTCTCATTGA
- the simc1 gene encoding SUMO-interacting motif-containing protein 1 isoform X4, whose product MDDIISLSSGSGEDSDVEVVGVYSDTENKAEAIPFIRGGWVNLAAYTPFVIDITGRRWALPPPRRRRRRDPGGPVEVVDLSDNNLSDHSDPGPEDEEEEDDGFGDPEPLCRQSLSLVYSTMEENYPEGTLQLLSDLLQPRFFPPIDITTHLLRGILLDPQCPDFLCLEAYTLLMRTQRHNHTDQTTIPWDWELLTSVMAAEQSRGRRLCCEVVRMLLQYVVQTMEDDFRVKLSFRDLHHSIAKATLSCDVRFTQVRDVINWLFAAIVKSTGDKDNMSADIELKTQKEKDEHLKMVFLLQKMLSFALEVDRSPALNSSKLSGELFHTLISTVCLRQHRMLMLETLESRLLRCKLIEHLLHHASPQKTPLPMSLSLLLHFLHNATLPPDPTDGAESWRKWEELVQLLWMLLLSYEEVMKGHLRSAVTERGGYGRAPIQTVNDSLSRLAVQEAIEAILSRAQADLGQDLPPHVHESLTYLQDHLLASSH is encoded by the exons ATGGATGATATAATTTCGCTCAGCTCCGGGAGCGGAGAGGACTCGGATGTTGAAGTTGTTGGTGTTTACAGTGACACCGAGAACAAGGCCGAAGCAATACCATTTATCAGAGGAGGATGGGTCAATCTGGCTGCCTACACACCG TTTGTGATTGACATTACTGGTCGGAGGTGGGCACTACCACCACCAAGGAGGCGCAGGAGGAGGGACCCAGGTGGGCCTGTAGAAGTGGTGGACTTGAGTGACAACAACCTCTCGGATCACTCAGATCCAGGGCCG gaggatgaggaagaggaggacgatgGTTTTGGTGACCCAGAGCCTCTGTGCAGACAGAGCTTGAGCCTGGTGTACAGCACCATGGAGGAGAACTACCCAGAGGGCACCCTGCAGCTGCTTTCTGACCTGCTGCAGCCCCGCTTCTTCCCCCCCATCGACATCACCACCCACCTCCTCAGAGGCATCCTGCTGGACCCCCAGTGTCCCGACTTTCTCTGTCTGGAGGCCTACACTCTCCTCATGAGGACCCAGAGGCACAATCACACTGATCAGACCACTATTCCATGGGACTGGGAGCTGTTGACATCAGTCATGGCTGCTGAACAG AGCCGTGGCAGGAGGCTCTGCTGTGAGGTGGTGCGTATGCTGCTGCAGTATGTCGTCCAGACCATGGAGGATGACTTCCGGGTCAAACTTTCCTTCCGTGATCTCCACCATTCCATCGCCAAGGCAACCCTGTCATGTGATGTACGGTTCACCCAGGTCAG AGATGTTATCAATTGGCTCTTTGCTGCTATTGTGAAATCAACCGGGGACAAAGACAACATGTCTGCTGACATTGAGTTGAAAACACAGAAGGAAAAAGATGAACATCTAAA AATGGTGTTCCTCCTCCAGAAGATGCTGTCCTTTGCCTTGGAGGTGGACCGCTCCCCGGCTCTCAACTCCAGCAAACTCTCTGGGGAACTCTTCCACACGCTCATCAGCACTGTCTGTCTGAGACAACACAG GATGCTGATGCTGGAGACCCTGGAGAGCAGACTACTGAGGTGTAAGCTGATAGAGCACCTGCTGCACCATGCAAGTCCACAGAAGACCCCTCTGCCCATGTCTCTGAGTCTGCTGCTACACTTCCTACACAACGCCACCCTCCCACCTGACCCTACG GATGGAGCTGAGAGCTGGAGGAAGTGGGAGGAGTTGGTCCAACTACTATGGATGTTGTTGCTGAGCTATGAGGAAGTGATGAAAG GTCACCTGCGCTCTGCGGTCACCGAGCGAGGGGGCTATGGTCGCGCTCCAATCCAGACAGTGAATGATTCTTTGTCACGGTTGGCGGTCCAGGAGGCTATAGAGGCCATCCTGTCCAGAGCCCAGGCTGACCTGGGCCAAGACCTGCCTCCACACGTCCACGAGTCCCTCACCTACCTGCAGGATCATTTGCTGGCCTCCTCTCATTGA